A genomic region of Polypterus senegalus isolate Bchr_013 chromosome 17, ASM1683550v1, whole genome shotgun sequence contains the following coding sequences:
- the cntd1 gene encoding cyclin N-terminal domain-containing protein 1 isoform X1, translating to MTAEMTDMPKFGSTPRELLADVLQKLKTESEAANERVSEHAGSFKRRRLVEFVFLICEELKLEPFIKFQTIEIFERYMIKHVETLFYNASANDAPGTQKDIQEFLGQKLFEEINLLLFSCIQITSKLSLRCNFDKTDTALTVLRSLGFSYKKETILESELRILKTLNFSLNVQNPLMYIETLLEVWGYNDSAVPIIDVHKTCLAVLQFVYLQRNPIYQKLLVTAVGNSNPTEVQRIKFLSVKEDCMLLAVSVISVSAFIVNFTSWTQILEELSSITGITADNISDISCFILKHILEN from the exons ATGACAGCTGAAATGACGGACATGCCAAAGTTCGGCAGCACGCCGAGGGAGCTGCTAGCGGACGTGCTGCAGAAGCTGAAGACCGAGAGCGAGGCAGCCAATGAGCGCGTGTCTGAGCACGCGGGAAGCTTCAAGCGGAGGAGGCTCGTGG AGTTTGTTTTCCTAATATGTGAAGAACTAAAACTGGAACCATTCATTAAATTCCAAACAATAGAAATAtttgaaag GTATATGATAAAACATGTTGAGACGTTGTTTTATAATGCTTCCGCAAATGATGCTCCAGGGACCCAAAAAGATATTCAAGAGTTTCTGGGGCAGAAGCTGTTTGAAGAAATAAACCTTCTTCTTTTCTCCTGCATTCAAATAACAAGCAAACTGTCTTTAAGATGCAAT TTCGATAAAACAGACACAGCTCTTACAGTCCTGAGGTCTTTGGGTTTTTCATATAAGAAGGAAACAATTTTGGAAAGCGAGCTCAGAATCCTTAAAACACTAAACTTTTCTCTCAATGTCCAAAATCCACTGATGTACATTGAAACACTGCTTGAAGTCTGGG gATATAATGACTCTGCTGTCCCTATTATAGATGTGCATAAGACTTGCCTTGCGGTTCTTCAGTTTGTTTACCTACAGAGGAATCCAATTTATCAGAAACTACTTGTGACAGCTGTTGGAAACTCAAACCCAACTGAAGTCCAAAG AATAAAGTTTTTGTCAGTGAAAGAAGATTGCATGCTTTTAGCTGTGAGCGTAATTTCAGTCAGTGCTTTCATTGTTAACTTCACATCCTGGACTCAG aTCTTGGAAGAATTAAGCAGTATAACTGGAATTACTGCCGATAACATCTCTGATATCTCATGTTTCATATTAAAGCACATTTTGGAGAACTGA
- the cntd1 gene encoding cyclin N-terminal domain-containing protein 1 isoform X2: MTAEMTDMPKFGSTPRELLADVLQKLKTESEAANERVSEHAGSFKRRRLVEFVFLICEELKLEPFIKFQTIEIFERYMIKHVETLFYNASANDAPGTQKDIQEFLGQKLFEEINLLLFSCIQITSKLSLRCNFDKTDTALTVLRSLGFSYKKETILESELRILKTLNFSLNVQNPLMYIETLLEVWE, translated from the exons ATGACAGCTGAAATGACGGACATGCCAAAGTTCGGCAGCACGCCGAGGGAGCTGCTAGCGGACGTGCTGCAGAAGCTGAAGACCGAGAGCGAGGCAGCCAATGAGCGCGTGTCTGAGCACGCGGGAAGCTTCAAGCGGAGGAGGCTCGTGG AGTTTGTTTTCCTAATATGTGAAGAACTAAAACTGGAACCATTCATTAAATTCCAAACAATAGAAATAtttgaaag GTATATGATAAAACATGTTGAGACGTTGTTTTATAATGCTTCCGCAAATGATGCTCCAGGGACCCAAAAAGATATTCAAGAGTTTCTGGGGCAGAAGCTGTTTGAAGAAATAAACCTTCTTCTTTTCTCCTGCATTCAAATAACAAGCAAACTGTCTTTAAGATGCAAT TTCGATAAAACAGACACAGCTCTTACAGTCCTGAGGTCTTTGGGTTTTTCATATAAGAAGGAAACAATTTTGGAAAGCGAGCTCAGAATCCTTAAAACACTAAACTTTTCTCTCAATGTCCAAAATCCACTGATGTACATTGAAACACTGCTTGAAGTCTGGG AATAA
- the LOC120517330 gene encoding E3 ubiquitin-protein ligase MARCHF7-like isoform X2 — protein sequence MSASRKLADYTSANEGHLLNKGSASRLPALPNKGEIKRHKLAAASKKPEKKPCGCPPANRPYFEPHLSKEGKQDTPRKPKYKVNGQLLQGRSATLGSLETSVQIIQGRSAGRPHEIKREPKYDSKQDAVPRSATRRSPSSSSFSQTAPPGLPLNPLLLPEELLVGRIANRHSVSPEDDEQDGSGDERTSLLLFSDTPDLHDPEQTRLSSPRPTSVLSGAVSPSQLPFSLRHSIAAPLLTRPRCAPPVLPDVEPPEHNNPTEERCPSAVSFQESTIGINVQSQSTPEQVVNRGTTSEEPGRQLPGYEIRSSFDLRPRRYALPNNRQPYGENEENHIPPVRQPGRIFTRAVMPVPQSVFEVQRSRLHLVNYGGHTLQFPDFPNSSSLQDTTPTSHLQANTATEDMESRPNEHSGPERDGYRTSELSLRRRLTPALFALSHLRERIEEITERSMPSTQSDTRPPADPEKLNKIKESLLEEECQEDEGDLCRICQSGVGTPGNPLLEPCKCTGSLQYVHHDCLKLWLQTKIKSGAELSAVQTCELCKENLNLDLNEFDVTEYYQKHHETQSLEFINTGIYLFMLLHLYEHGFPDVLRLYR from the exons CTTGCCGACTACACCAGTGCGAACGAAGGGCACTTGCTAAACAAAGGATCTGCGTCTCGCCTTCCTGCTTTACCCAACAAAGGCGAAATCAAGAGGCATAAACTGGCAGCTGCTTCAAAGAAACCGGAGAAAAAGCCGTGTGGGTGCCCCCCAGCCAACCGGCCAT attttgagCCTCACTTGTCAAAAGAAGGCAAACAAGACACTCCAAGAAAACCCAAGTACAAGGTGAATGGGCAGCTTCTGCAGGGTCGAAGCGCCACACTCGGTTCCTTGGAGACATCTGTCCAGATAATTCAGGGCAGGTCTGCTGGAAGACCCCACGAAATCAAGCGTGAGCCAAAATACGACTCAAAGCAAGATGCTGTGCCAAGGAGCGCCACCAGGAGGTCGCCTAGCTCAAGTTCTTTCTCACAAACTGCACCCCCAGGGTTGCCCTTGAACCCGTTGTTACTGCCCGAAGAGCTATTGGTGGGCCGGATTGCTAACAGACACAGTGTGTCCCCTGAAGATGATGAGCAGGATGGGAGTGGTGATGAGCGGACAAGCTTGCTCCTTTTCTCGGACACTCCAGATCTGCATGATCCCGAGCAGACACGGCTCTCTTCGCCTCGGCCCACCTCCGTACTGTCAGGTGCGGTCTCACCTTCTCAACTCCCATTTAGTCTCAGACATTCAATTGCTGCTCCACTGCTCACACGACCCCGATGTGCTCCCCCTGTTCTTCCAGATGTGGAGCCTCCTGAGCACAACAATCCCACGGAGGAGAGGTGCCCTTCTGCAGTCAGTTTTCAGGAGTCCACCATTGGCATCAACGTTCAAAGTCAAAGTACACCAGAGCAGGTGGTCAACCGAGGGACAACCTCTGAGGAGCCAGGACGTCAGTTACCCGGTTATGAAATCCGCAGTAGCTTTGATTTGAGGCCAAGGAGATATGCTCTACCAAACAACAGGCAACCTTATGGGGAAAATGAGGAAAACCACATCCCCCCAGTGAGGCAGCCTGGCCGTATCTTCACTCGGGCCGTCATGCCCGTGCCTCAAAGCGTCTTTGAAGTTCAGAGAAGCCGGCTTCATCTGGTTAATTATGGAGGCCACACTTTGCAGTTTCCAGACTTCCCAAACTCATCATCTTTACAGGACACAACTCCCACCAGCCACCTGCAGGCCAACACGGCTACAGAGGATATGGAATCGCGCCCGAATGAGCACAGCGGTCCAGAAAGAGACGGTTACAGAACCTCGGAGCTTTCCTTACGACGGAGGCTGACCCCAGCTCTGTTCGCTTTATCCCATTTAAGGGAACGTATTGAGGAGATCACCGAAAGGTCCATGCCAAGCACTCAGAGCGACACGAGACCCCCAGCTGATCCTGAGAAACTCAATAAGATCAAAGAAAG tttgctagAGGAAGAGTGTCAAGAAGATGAAGGTGACCTGTGCAGGATTTGTCAGTCTGGTGTGGGCACCCCAGGCAACCCCCTATTAGAACCATGCAAATGTACTGGAAGCCTGCAGTATGTACACCATGATTGTTTGAAACTGTGGCTCCAGACCAAAATCAAATCAG GAGCAGAGCTATCTGCAGTTCAGACTTGTGAACTCTGTAAGGAAAATCTGAACCTGGACCTGAATGAATTTGATGTGACTGAATATTACCAGAAGCATCATGAAACACAA agtctgGAGTTCATAAACACAGGCATATACTTGTTTATGTTGCTGCATCTATACGAGCATGGGTTTCCAGATGTGTTAAGGCTCTACAGATAA